In Betaproteobacteria bacterium, the following are encoded in one genomic region:
- the urtA gene encoding urea ABC transporter substrate-binding protein, protein MSNTDRRGFIKATAATAAASAIAAPYIWPKGAQAAGTVKMGILHSLTGTIAIAEKSVVDAEMLAVEEINAAGGVMGQKIEAVVEDGASDWPTFAEKARKLIEKDKVAAVMGCYTSASRKAVLPVFEKLKGLLYYPTYYEGLERSENIMYTAQEATQSVIAAMDWLAKNKGKSFYMIGSDYIWPRTTIKIAKATLGRLGGKLAGEGYYPLGHIEFSSEINKIKAAKPDVILNCVVGGSNVAFFKQLNAAGITGKNQAILSLAVSEEEVSGIGAENAAGTLTCMSYFQSLKNPANEKFVKAFKAKYGANRVTGDTLNCGYNSVYLWKLAAEKAKSFEVAKVVAASSDLQFDSPEGKIKFHKDNHHLWKHARIGTFRPDGQVDMVYESALIEPNPFPKL, encoded by the coding sequence ATGAGTAATACCGATAGACGAGGCTTTATCAAGGCCACTGCCGCAACGGCGGCGGCCAGTGCCATCGCGGCGCCGTATATTTGGCCGAAGGGCGCGCAGGCCGCTGGCACCGTGAAGATGGGGATTCTGCATTCATTGACGGGCACCATCGCCATCGCGGAGAAATCCGTGGTGGACGCGGAGATGCTGGCTGTTGAAGAAATCAACGCCGCTGGCGGCGTGATGGGACAGAAGATCGAAGCCGTGGTGGAAGACGGTGCCAGCGATTGGCCCACCTTCGCGGAAAAAGCGCGCAAGCTGATCGAGAAAGACAAGGTCGCGGCGGTGATGGGTTGCTACACCTCCGCCTCTCGCAAAGCGGTCCTACCGGTCTTCGAAAAACTCAAGGGTCTGCTCTATTACCCAACCTACTACGAAGGCTTGGAGCGCTCGGAGAACATCATGTACACGGCTCAAGAAGCCACTCAGTCCGTCATTGCCGCCATGGATTGGCTGGCGAAGAACAAGGGCAAGAGCTTTTACATGATCGGCTCCGACTACATTTGGCCGCGTACCACCATCAAGATCGCCAAGGCAACGCTGGGCCGTTTGGGCGGCAAGCTCGCCGGTGAAGGTTACTACCCCTTGGGCCATATCGAGTTCTCCTCCGAGATCAACAAGATCAAGGCAGCCAAGCCCGATGTCATTCTGAACTGCGTGGTGGGCGGCTCCAACGTCGCGTTTTTCAAACAACTCAACGCGGCCGGAATCACCGGGAAGAACCAAGCAATTCTCTCGCTGGCTGTGTCCGAAGAAGAAGTTTCCGGTATCGGCGCCGAGAACGCGGCGGGTACTCTCACTTGCATGAGTTACTTCCAGAGCCTGAAGAATCCCGCGAACGAGAAGTTCGTCAAGGCCTTCAAGGCCAAGTACGGCGCCAACCGCGTGACCGGCGACACGCTAAATTGCGGCTATAACTCCGTGTATCTGTGGAAATTGGCGGCGGAAAAAGCGAAGAGCTTCGAGGTCGCGAAAGTCGTCGCGGCTTCCTCCGACCTGCAATTCGATTCTCCGGAAGGAAAGATCAAGTTCCATAAAGACAACCATCACCTGTGGAAGCACGCCCGCATCGGCACCTTCCGCCCCGATGGCCAAGTGGACATGGTCTACGAATCCGCATTGATCGAGCCCAACCCCTTCCCCAAACTCTAA
- the urtB gene encoding urea ABC transporter permease subunit UrtB gives MNFDMLAMQAFTGLSVFTILMLMALGLAIVFGLMGVINMAHGELMAMGAYTTYGTAVLFETYFPRFMDAYFVVGIVFAFCITFVFGFLLERGLIQFLYKRPLDTMLATWGLSLILQQIYRQFINAKEVEVPTVSWLQGTWQATETVSFPLSRIFIIGLAVVTGAAVYMLLYKTRWGLRIRAVTQNRSISGAVGINTTKVDAFTFALGCGLAGIAGSSFTMLASTGPVTGQAYIVDTFIVVVFGGVESLLGTIASAFIMGQMQSWFEYFMSGSMARASILLLVIVVLYFRPNGLFATKVRR, from the coding sequence ATGAATTTCGATATGCTCGCCATGCAGGCCTTCACCGGGCTGAGCGTATTCACCATTCTGATGTTGATGGCGCTGGGATTGGCCATCGTGTTTGGCCTGATGGGCGTGATCAACATGGCTCATGGCGAGTTGATGGCCATGGGTGCCTACACCACCTACGGAACGGCTGTCCTGTTCGAGACTTATTTCCCCCGCTTCATGGACGCGTACTTCGTGGTGGGAATCGTCTTCGCCTTCTGCATCACCTTCGTGTTTGGTTTTTTACTGGAACGCGGCCTCATCCAGTTCCTCTACAAGAGGCCGCTCGATACCATGCTGGCGACTTGGGGTTTGAGCCTCATCTTGCAGCAGATCTACCGGCAGTTCATCAACGCGAAGGAGGTGGAAGTCCCCACGGTGTCATGGTTGCAAGGGACATGGCAAGCCACAGAAACCGTTTCATTTCCCCTTAGCCGGATATTCATCATCGGCTTGGCCGTGGTCACCGGGGCCGCCGTCTACATGTTGCTATACAAGACCCGGTGGGGACTTCGCATCCGCGCCGTGACGCAGAACCGTTCCATAAGCGGGGCCGTGGGCATCAACACCACGAAAGTCGACGCCTTCACTTTTGCCCTGGGTTGCGGGCTTGCCGGCATCGCCGGCAGTTCCTTCACCATGCTCGCCTCCACCGGACCGGTCACCGGGCAGGCTTACATCGTCGATACCTTCATCGTCGTCGTATTCGGAGGCGTGGAAAGCTTGTTGGGCACTATCGCCTCGGCCTTCATCATGGGGCAAATGCAGTCCTGGTTCGAATACTTCATGAGCGGTTCCATGGCGCGAGCCAGCATCTTGTTGCTGGTGATCGTGGTGCTGTATTTCAGGCCGAACGGATTGTTCGCCACCAAGGTGAGGCGCTGA
- the urtC gene encoding urea ABC transporter permease subunit UrtC, producing MANRDLWGLLSRYGVVLLAILILLVLPLSLGIFRLGLLAKYLSLAFCAVGIVLIWGYGGILSLGQGVFFGLGSYMMAMFLKLERAAEADSSTSALSTFFGQAGLPDFMSWNSVEALPWWWEPFHHVWFTITAILILPPLLAFILAYVNFRRRVGEVYFSIITLSLSAIMAIVIVGQQGYTGGINGITDFKTFMGIDLDQDNAKIVMYYITAGLLIACVLVGQFILRSRLGKVLVAIRDREDRVRFSGYDPALFKAFIFAVAALFSSIGGAMFTMQIGLASPSLVGIVPSIEMVIYAAVGGRLSLVGAVYGSLLVGYGKTFFSENFVQYWLYMIGALFIVIVMFLPGGLASLMEKLRPGKSAKNAQAPIANELKPETR from the coding sequence ATGGCGAACAGGGACCTCTGGGGTCTGCTCAGCCGTTACGGCGTGGTCTTGCTGGCCATTCTCATTCTTCTGGTTCTGCCGCTCTCGTTGGGCATTTTTCGCTTGGGTTTGCTCGCCAAGTATTTGTCGCTAGCTTTTTGCGCCGTGGGCATCGTATTGATATGGGGATACGGCGGCATCTTGAGTTTGGGCCAGGGTGTGTTTTTTGGCCTGGGCAGTTACATGATGGCCATGTTCCTGAAACTCGAGCGCGCGGCGGAGGCGGATTCGTCCACCTCCGCGCTATCGACCTTCTTTGGGCAAGCGGGGCTTCCCGATTTCATGTCGTGGAACAGCGTGGAAGCCTTGCCGTGGTGGTGGGAGCCCTTCCATCACGTCTGGTTCACCATCACCGCCATCCTGATTTTGCCGCCGCTGCTCGCTTTCATCTTGGCCTACGTCAACTTCCGCAGGCGGGTGGGAGAGGTGTATTTCTCCATCATCACGCTCTCGCTCTCGGCGATCATGGCCATCGTCATCGTCGGCCAGCAAGGTTACACGGGAGGCATCAACGGTATCACCGATTTCAAGACCTTCATGGGCATCGATCTCGATCAAGACAACGCGAAGATCGTCATGTACTACATCACCGCGGGCCTTCTCATCGCGTGCGTGCTGGTGGGCCAATTCATCTTGCGCAGCCGCTTGGGAAAAGTGCTGGTGGCCATACGCGACCGCGAAGACCGCGTGCGGTTCTCGGGTTACGACCCCGCCTTGTTCAAGGCCTTCATATTCGCCGTGGCGGCGCTGTTCTCCTCCATCGGCGGCGCCATGTTCACCATGCAAATTGGGCTGGCTTCGCCCTCGCTGGTGGGCATCGTGCCCTCCATCGAAATGGTGATCTACGCCGCCGTGGGCGGGCGCTTGTCCTTGGTCGGTGCCGTCTACGGTTCCCTGCTCGTGGGCTACGGCAAAACGTTTTTCTCCGAGAACTTCGTGCAGTACTGGCTCTACATGATCGGAGCGCTGTTCATCGTGATCGTGATGTTCTTGCCGGGAGGATTGGCAAGCCTGATGGAAAAACTGCGCCCGGGGAAATCCGCCAAGAATGCTCAAGCGCCGATCGCCAATGAATTGAAACCGGAGACGAGATGA